In the Populus nigra chromosome 2, ddPopNigr1.1, whole genome shotgun sequence genome, AAGAAGAAAGGGAACCACTCGAGGAGCCAGTTCTTCCTCTGAAGTTCACATTTGGAATTGAAGAGTCAAGTCCTCCAGTTAAATCAGAAGAGGAGAAACAATTGGAGGAACTTTGGGCTGACATGGCCTTAGCTCTTTGCTTAAAGGACACCACTGATGATGCAGCGGTATGTTGCCATAGATAATACAAGCacttaaataaattatctttcCTTTAATTTATCCAGTCTATCAGCTTGTGAATACAGTTGGAAATGTAGGTTTTGCAATTTTGTTCCATTATTTTTACCTTATCTATCATGCTCTTTGCATCAGAAATTTCAGATCGGATAGCTAGTTTTTCTTATGATCTGATTTGATGGTTAGGACTGAGGTTTTCCcgttggttttttttgtaatactGCTTATTTAGTTCTTCAAATGCTCAGATTTATGCAGGGCTTAGGTGACGACTTAAGGCATGATTAGTTCATGCTGGATTGAGTCTATTCTTGATAAAGACTTCCCAGCAATTGTAATGacatacaatattttctttattaaattacaCCAAATACACTCTCTTTTTTCTAATGCAATTGGTATCTAAATCGTAAATCATAAAGGTTACCAAAACTGATGCACTTTTTTTACTGTCAAATTGCTGGCTCTGTTAATAGAGaacttattatttgttttgctgCATCCATTTGAGGGGTACTGTTTCATTGAATGATTGACATTTTGGATGCTTGTTTACGTCCTCTGAGTCCTGTTGTCAACAACTTTTTAATGCATTTCGCCTTACAATTCTATAATTAGAATGACAATTGGCTTATCTAATAAGTGCTGTAGAAACCACTGAGAGCATTGGTGTCTCAAAAACCAGATTAAAACATGAGCTTTTTTCTAATGAGATTGTTAAACCATTTTTTTCGGGTTGCCATTCTGTGATTACTTGCATATTCTTGCTTTTTATTTGTATGCATATTGTTtgcatcatatttatttttgtcttgaATCTATCTATTATGCCTTGACAGGTTTCGAGTTTTCTAATTGCAATGAAATGTAATCCTCTTCTATTTAAGTGAAACTTGCATTGTTTTGTGTTGATCAGCTGGATGAAAATGAAGATGACGCCCATGAGGTTGAACCTGATACAGTCACCCTTTGTCATCAGGGGAATCACGAGCTTTATCTTGATGAAGAAATTGGACTTCTATGCAAATATTGCTCTTTTGTGGATTTGGAAATCAAATACTATGTGCCCCCTTTTGTAAGTCTTGTCATCCTGAATAAATCGTCATTTTGTTCATGATTAGTAGTTTATATTGCCGCATTAACGCATGATGATTTAATTCATAGCAATCTGCCTTATTCATCAAAGGTCGATTGGTCTACTACCTCTTAAAGGTAATAAGAAATGTGCTTTGCAATTGTCTTGCTTACCTGACTACTTTCACTTGAAAATGCAGCTCTTTGGCGTAGTCTATGTCTGACCAACTCTCTGTCAACCTTTTTATATAAAGGAATTATGAGCCTAATGTCAAATGGTTGTTTGTTTTGAAGTATTGTTTTCTGGTTACTAAAAATAATCAGCCAATGGGTAGGAATACTGTTTTCCAAGGCCACTCCTTGTTGAAACTGTACTTTATTTGTGGCCTATGTAATGATATTCCAAAAGCATAAATGAGTTTTTGCCTGTACGCACATGCCTAATTCTGACTCTTTGATGTAGTATTTGACTGCACAGAATaatatttcatttgaaattgATGCTGTAATCtttctttaataaatattttgcatTCTATTCTATTTTCCTATAATCTCTTAGTAGAAATTGCTCATATAACTTCTGATTTCTGAAATGTTGACTGTCTGTGCTGCAGGATAGATATCCTAAGGGGAAATCAGCTAGGAGAGACTTTGTGACAATGCAACACAATATCTTCAATGATCTCCATCACCAAGATTCTGGTCATGACACACATCCTGATTATGATCCTTGCACTCTTGTGCAAGGCACAGTGTGGAACTTAATTCCTGGTATTGGAAAGGGTATGCATGGACATCAGCGTGAAGGCTTTGAGTTTCTGTGGAAAAACATAGCTGGAGGTATTTATCTTGACAAGCTGAAAGAGAATGCTAACTTAAATGGTGGGACAGGATGCATTATATCCCATGCTCCTGGGACTGGGAAAACCCGCCTAACCATAGTGTTTCTCCAGACATATATGCAATTATATCCAACAAGCAGGCCTGTAATAGTTGCTCCTTGTAGCATGCTCCTTACATGGGAAGCAGAGTTTTTGAAGTGGGGGGTTGACATTCCCTTTCACATtatgaacaagaaaaatcttTCTGGAAAAGAAAATAGGACAGCTATGGATCTTTTCAGGGAACTTAAACCTGCAGAGCGTGGTTTAAATGCCATCCGTATGGTGAAATTATATTCTTGGAAAAAGGAGAGGAGTATCCTGGGGATCAGTTACAGACTTTTTGAAGAACTTGTTGGTGAAGAAAAGAGTAAAACCAAAGTATCAGATAAGACTGAAGATGACCAGGTAAGGAAAGTCCTCCTTGAACTTCCTGGTCTTTTAGTCCTTGATGAAGGACATACACCTCGAAATGACAGGAGTCGTATCTGGAAAGCTTTGTCGAAGGTCCAAACACAAAAACGGATTATACTCTCAGGAACACCCTTCCAAAATAACTTTGATGAGCTTTATAACACACTGTGCTTGGTAAAGCCTAAATTTGCAGATGAGATCTCGTCCAAACACCATAGAGCTTTTCCTAAAAGGCGTGGTTGCAAGAGAAATACTGATGCGAGAAGGAATTGGGCCTCCTTGACAACTGCGATTGGCAAAGTCACTGATGATAAACTGGAAGCTCAGAGGGTCGAAGAGCTtagaaagatgatttggcaattTGTGCATGTACACAAGGGTGGTGTGCTACGAGAAAGACTCCCTGGATTGAGGGACTCTGTGGTTATCTTACAGCCAGTCCATTTGCAGAAGACCCTTCTTGAAAATGTTAAGCAAATTAATGGCCTGGATCATTTTGAGATGGAATATTTGTTGTCTGTGCTTTCTGTACACCCTTCTCTGTTGCCAGAGAAATCAGTTGGAACCCTAGAGTTTAAGTTTGTTGATCGGATGGAGTTAGAAATGCTTAGATCAAAACCTGAGGCTggagtaaaaacaaaatttcttatGGAACTCATTCGGCTTTGCCAGGCGAGGAATGAGAAAGTTCTGGTGTTCAGTCAATATCTTGAGCCACTGAACTTGGTAATCAAGCAGCTGGAGTCAAATTTCAGTTGGATCCAAGGAgaagatatattatatatgcATGGAAAGCTTAAAATAGATGAAcgtcaaatattaattaagcatTTTAACAATGCAAATAGTAACGCAAAAGTGTTGCTCGCATCAACTAGAGCTTGTTCTGAAGGGATAAATCTTGTTGGTGCTTCAAGAGTGGTTTTGCTTGATGTTTTGTGGAACCCATCGGTGGAAAGGCAAGCCATCAGCCGCGCCTACAGGCTAGGGCAAGAGAAAGTTGTCTATATTTACCATCTCATTACTTCAGGAACAATGGAAGAGGAAAAGTATTTTTGCCAAGTTGAGAAGGAGCGATTGTCAAACCTAGTGTTTGATTGCACAAACAGAAGTAGCAGTCATCAGAAGGGTGTATTTGATATCGCAGAAgacaaaaaagacaaaattcTGGAAGAAATGGTTCAGCATGACAAGCTTAAactcatgtttaaaaaaatcgtATACCAACCAAAAGATACTAATATAGTCAAATCTTTCGACTTGGATTTGTAATAAATCATGCTGAAATTTTGCtacaataatatcttcaaaagaTGCACAACAATATATTTCATACTATATACTATGATTATGATTTTGAGTGTGTTTTATTTAGGAACATATCAATGATTCAATACCATCTAGGATGTTatgctttgataattttctttttattgcagGGAAACCTTGGGAATCTCAATGTTAGTTGATATgcatttaaatgaaaacattTAACTAGCAGATCTGACACTGATTTTGTTACAGTTTACAGTGTATTTGCCACTATAGGTTAGTTCATTCTGACTTTGTTGTAGCCAGTACTACACTTTAACTATTTGCTACAACACAAGCCTGCGAATTCCCAATTCTTCTTCACACCTCTCCAAACCCTAAAATCCCCAATGTCACAAGATatccaattataatttacaatcTCGTTTGCAACCCATAGCTTCATCATCCCAGTCCTCAGCATATAAAAGATTGGTTGGTGGAGAAATTAATTCTCCATCCTCTACTGTCATCACCCCATCATATGTATCCTCCTTGTCCTACAATGTTGAATTTGAAGATGACAGATCTTTACTGGTTTGTGCAGCTTCACCACAAACGCCTGAAGTGAACTACTACGAAGGGCCTCCTATGATCTGTAGTCGTATCTATACCTTTCCCTTTCCATGTTTCAGCCTTTCACCCCAGCTTCCCCATTCTTATTGTAGATTTGCAGTCGTATCGGCCTGTAACAAAAATAATCTAATGTGAGAAATTGATGCGATTATTATTCGGTTATAACATTTCTCTTGGGATTCTCAGGGCATGTTAGACTGTCACGACCCTGTTTATGACTCCTCTGACAAGTCATTTTCCTATCCTCTCCGGACATCTTCACATCTCTTCCCCTTATTCTCTCACTCTTCCTTTTCTGTCTTCCAGGCATCTTCACAATCTTTGGAGGACAGATGGATGGTAATCTTGTTCTTGTCGACCCAGAAAACTCGAGCCTAATCTGGTTGAGTTTCTAGTTGAATTGAAAAGGATACGAGTGGATGGCCTGGCCAAATCTAATGACGATCCAGTGATTCGCAGATTAATTCAATAATCAAGTTTTTTCCGGATTAATCCCTAAGCGGATATGACATCTATGCCTTTTCCCATTAACTGGATCAATGAAATACTGACAAGATTTGATAAGCTTTTCTTTTCAGTAACAATCATCAACATACTCAAAATACTGCACAAAGGAGGCCTTGAAACCAAAACAAATGAagttaaacaaatttaattaactGGTAAAttgtgaaatgaaaaatatgtaaACTAAATACACATCACCTTAAATCAGAAATGAATGTCCACCCATTTTCAAGACCCATTGGGATTTTGAGGTCAGCCATAATCTGAAGCAAGAACCATTTCCAACGTGCCATTCCATCTGTCAC is a window encoding:
- the LOC133681970 gene encoding SNF2 domain-containing protein CLASSY 3-like, which gives rise to MMDYTLPISKRTRLREAEVYKKLHDEIRKGRNQGKESNAAATGSTNGLNGAQEESVGGLSYKGSKSPVVLDDSEDDAFLDDCEKGGLEEGLDVVSLDDSDDDDQSEGVESKSFDVGGKKSGGTDVGGSCSGVKSDEEESGRSKVPLPRWQRIVNESYNGDVFAHERNEGGVCFLSSGIGNGSGGVGLKARESNGVAGRTELQSGFCEKKKDGNVIVVVDDDDDACIILEKDAEELQSSSSGEEETFKDDSDDDDHRVELPESFMVEEEEKEEDGDREQGEMELKRNKVYGIEVLCDSDIGKFENNDVDMDDSLCVAKRTRSHYNLESAKKRMKLETVSRPLCVDEEKLDDNGDNDEDDTEAYEAVDVAQKVRSKKGKTKPTGGNGGDVDDGDEACDHKSQRRTIESREGSRDEHGHGVCRRKPSKRRRKEYEVVKILANSIFLDLEDVPFKEEREPLEEPVLPLKFTFGIEESSPPVKSEEEKQLEELWADMALALCLKDTTDDAALDENEDDAHEVEPDTVTLCHQGNHELYLDEEIGLLCKYCSFVDLEIKYYVPPFDRYPKGKSARRDFVTMQHNIFNDLHHQDSGHDTHPDYDPCTLVQGTVWNLIPGIGKGMHGHQREGFEFLWKNIAGGIYLDKLKENANLNGGTGCIISHAPGTGKTRLTIVFLQTYMQLYPTSRPVIVAPCSMLLTWEAEFLKWGVDIPFHIMNKKNLSGKENRTAMDLFRELKPAERGLNAIRMVKLYSWKKERSILGISYRLFEELVGEEKSKTKVSDKTEDDQVRKVLLELPGLLVLDEGHTPRNDRSRIWKALSKVQTQKRIILSGTPFQNNFDELYNTLCLVKPKFADEISSKHHRAFPKRRGCKRNTDARRNWASLTTAIGKVTDDKLEAQRVEELRKMIWQFVHVHKGGVLRERLPGLRDSVVILQPVHLQKTLLENVKQINGLDHFEMEYLLSVLSVHPSLLPEKSVGTLEFKFVDRMELEMLRSKPEAGVKTKFLMELIRLCQARNEKVLVFSQYLEPLNLVIKQLESNFSWIQGEDILYMHGKLKIDERQILIKHFNNANSNAKVLLASTRACSEGINLVGASRVVLLDVLWNPSVERQAISRAYRLGQEKVVYIYHLITSGTMEEEKYFCQVEKERLSNLVFDCTNRSSSHQKGVFDIAEDKKDKILEEMVQHDKLKLMFKKIVYQPKDTNIVKSFDLDL